One stretch of Diabrotica undecimpunctata isolate CICGRU chromosome 5, icDiaUnde3, whole genome shotgun sequence DNA includes these proteins:
- the LOC140442027 gene encoding glucose transporter GlcP-like, with product MKNLVTDSATVRPNIGSSLMFFSALSADLLLVTIGGLMVWGSSAIPILSSKNNNPLDEPITPLETSIILSAPAFGALISLNFMAYISDLIGRRKSLLFLSISFVICLCGIAFAKNIYIYYFFFFITGFNFSGSCVNVSTYNSEIVNDGNRAWLGCILGLSLPVGNLIGFILGTYLTSITQYTLAVGFPVYIHIILQYFMVESPMYLASKNKKTDAIIALEKLRYYEKPIDSELEYNCMEKLNLKSLNKNGKLFDIFSSAVASKAFIISLILSFTQQSCGMNIVMNYAVPIFNEAGSLLSGNYISLLLGVLQIVVYLAVMLNINMLGRRHLLLFSSVGCAISTSVLAIYFYLKQFNPVAAASITVVPVISAMTFVFSYSAGLGPITLSYLGELFPNEIRATAVATVLVLDAIVSLTLSFTFPLLVQSFGIYMCMSIYSLSAFTGFVLMTKFLPETRGKSFLKIQESLRNL from the coding sequence cGGATTTACTTCTAGTAACTATTGGCGGTCTCATGGTATGGGGATCGTCAGCAATACCGATTTTATCATCGAAGAATAATAACCCACTGGATGAACCTATTACGCCTTTAGAAACGTCTATTATTCTATCAGCTCCAGCCTTTGGCGCGCTAATTTCTTTAAACTTTATGGCGTACATTTCGGATCTGATAGGCAGAAGGaagagtttattatttttatcaatctcttttgttatttgtttatgtggtattgcatttgcaaaaaatatttatatttattattttttctttttcataaCGGGTTTTAATTTTTCTGGTTCATGTGTTAATGTTTCCACGTACAACAGCGAAATTGTAAATGATGGAAACAGGGCTTGGCTTGGTTGTATTCTGGGACTAAGTTTACCAGTTGGGAATCTTATTGGTTTTATTCTCGGCACATATTTAACTAGTATTACACAATATACATTAGCTGTTGGTTTTCCTGTGTACATTCACATAATACTACAATACTTTATGGTTGAATCGCCGATGTATTTAGCGAGCAAAAACAAGAAAACAGATGCAATCATTGCATTGGAAAAGCTTAGATATTACGAGAAGCCTATAGATAGTGAACTTGAATATAATTGTAtggaaaaactaaatttaaaatctCTAAATAAAAATGGAAAACTCTTTGATATATTTAGCAGCGCTGTGGCAAGTAAAGCCTTTATTATTAGTCTTATCTTAAGTTTCACGCAACAATCGTGCGGCATGAATATTGTTATGAATTATGCAGTTCCAATATTTAACGAAGCCGGTTCCTTGTTATCGGGTAATTATATAAGTCTTTTACTTGGTGTTTTACAGATAGTGGTATATCTTGCAGTGATGTTAAATATTAATATGCTAGGAAGGAGACATTTATTGCTTTTTTCATCGGTAGGTTGTGCGATTTCTACAAGTGTGTTAGCAATATATTTCTACTTAAAACAATTTAATCCTGTAGCTGCTGCTTCGATAACTGTGGTTCCAGTCATTAGTGCAATGACATTTGTTTTTTCATATTCTGCCGGTTTAGGACCGATTACTTTGTCATATCTTGGTGAACTATTTCCTAACGAAATTAGAGCTACAGCTGTAGCTACTGTATTAGTTTTAGATGCCATAGTGTCTTTAACATTAAGTTTCACTTTTCCGTTGTTGGTTcaatcttttggaatatatatgtgcATGTCGATATATAGTTTGTCAGCCTTTACTGGATTTGTATTAATGACTAAATTTTTACCGGAAACCAGGGGAAAGAGTTTTCTTAAAATACAGGAGAGTTTACGAAACTTATGA